A single region of the Marinobacter salinisoli genome encodes:
- a CDS encoding DUF1329 domain-containing protein: protein MKYNKNAILGGLMALSVAATPLSAAVSQNEANRLGQDLTPFGSVKAGNASGTIPAWDGGLTEPPVGYEGSGQHHINPFPDDEVLFTINGANADQFSEHLTDGLNALLKAYPTTFEIPVYQSRRTHALPTWVEKNIRKNATNAEVVGQGEGLDGAFGGYPFPILHGNDEQKAWQVIWNHLTRWRGVYLTRRSSEVAVQQNGDYTLVTSQQEAFFNFYNPEGNEKDLDNVIFYYLSFTQSPPRLAGGAILVHETLNQIINPRNGWGYNAGQRRVRRAPNLGYDSPVAAADNLRTADDTDIFNGALDRYNWTYEGMREVYIPYNNYEITSNKLSYDDVLGLAHLNPDYMRWELHRVHVVTATLKGGERHIYGKRRFYVDADSWNVALVDQYDGRGELWRITHGILKNYYELPGVWTGLEVFHDLQARRYHVLGLDNEEPNTRIFTDEVPNKRYFSPASLRRRSVR, encoded by the coding sequence ATGAAATACAACAAGAACGCTATTCTCGGCGGGCTTATGGCCCTTTCTGTCGCTGCTACTCCGCTCTCGGCAGCAGTCTCTCAAAATGAGGCGAATCGTCTTGGTCAGGATCTGACGCCTTTCGGTTCGGTGAAAGCAGGCAACGCTTCCGGCACCATTCCTGCGTGGGACGGTGGTTTGACCGAGCCGCCAGTTGGCTACGAAGGCAGTGGCCAGCACCACATCAATCCGTTCCCGGATGATGAAGTACTGTTTACCATTAATGGGGCTAACGCCGATCAGTTCTCCGAGCATCTGACCGATGGCCTCAATGCACTGCTGAAGGCATACCCGACCACTTTCGAAATCCCGGTTTACCAGTCGCGTCGTACCCATGCGCTGCCGACCTGGGTTGAAAAGAATATTCGCAAGAACGCCACAAACGCTGAAGTTGTGGGTCAAGGGGAAGGCCTGGACGGCGCTTTCGGTGGTTATCCGTTCCCGATCCTGCACGGCAATGACGAACAAAAAGCATGGCAGGTGATCTGGAACCACCTGACCCGCTGGCGCGGTGTCTACCTCACGCGTCGCTCCAGTGAGGTGGCTGTCCAGCAGAACGGCGATTACACGCTGGTTACTTCCCAGCAAGAGGCCTTCTTTAACTTCTACAATCCAGAAGGCAACGAGAAAGACCTTGATAACGTTATCTTCTACTACCTGTCTTTCACCCAGTCTCCGCCCCGTCTCGCCGGTGGTGCGATCCTCGTTCACGAAACCCTGAACCAGATCATCAATCCGCGTAACGGCTGGGGTTACAACGCTGGTCAGCGGCGGGTGCGCCGTGCTCCCAACCTGGGTTACGACAGCCCGGTTGCGGCAGCGGATAACCTGCGTACCGCGGATGACACCGATATCTTCAACGGTGCTCTGGATCGTTACAACTGGACGTACGAAGGCATGCGTGAGGTGTACATCCCGTATAACAACTACGAGATCACCAGTAACAAGCTCTCCTATGACGACGTTCTGGGTCTGGCGCACCTGAACCCGGACTACATGCGCTGGGAACTGCACCGCGTGCACGTGGTCACCGCAACCCTGAAAGGTGGTGAGCGCCACATTTATGGCAAGCGTCGCTTCTATGTCGATGCCGACAGCTGGAACGTGGCACTGGTTGACCAGTACGACGGTCGTGGCGAGCTGTGGCGGATTACCCACGGTATCCTGAAAAACTACTACGAGCTGCCGGGCGTCTGGACCGGTCTGGAAGTGTTCCATGACCTTCAGGCCCGTCGCTACCACGTACTTGGTCTGGACAACGAAGAGCCAAACACCCGGATCTTCACCGACGAAGTTCCGAACAAGCGCTACTTCTCCCCGGCATCTCTGCGTCGTCGGAGTGTTCGCTAA
- a CDS encoding WD40/YVTN/BNR-like repeat-containing protein: protein MATSLMCKTLGAASLGLSMACASPVAFALADVIETPARATDLAPENLLTDVERAGDRMVAIGERGHIIVSDDQGQSWTQAEVPVSVTLTALDFASETHGWAVGHSGVVLHSDDSGSSWEVQFTGIQAAELAIESQEEAIAEMEEKVEAASGDEKSDLEWALDDLYFSLENMQADLDIGPVNPFLDVLFLDEDRGFVIGAYGMLFHTADGGESWQDWSPRMENPQNFHLNGIAEIAGGAMVIVGEAGQIHVSVDDGETWESREGPYPGSLFGVIGTGRVNEILAFGLRGTLLMSTDLGKNWTVLNSGTTATLNDGFADDSRIVLVGTGGAVLVSGNAGDTFRAYVRGDRQGVMSVVPVSGTDLLLVGEGGAELTDAKGKNIQ, encoded by the coding sequence ATGGCTACAAGCTTAATGTGTAAAACCCTGGGCGCTGCGAGCCTTGGGCTTTCCATGGCCTGTGCGTCCCCCGTTGCATTTGCGCTTGCGGACGTGATCGAGACACCGGCGCGGGCAACCGATCTGGCACCCGAGAATCTTCTGACTGACGTTGAACGGGCTGGCGACCGTATGGTGGCCATTGGCGAACGTGGCCATATCATTGTCTCTGATGATCAGGGCCAGAGCTGGACTCAGGCAGAGGTGCCCGTGTCCGTGACCCTGACCGCGCTTGATTTCGCATCCGAAACCCATGGTTGGGCGGTTGGCCACAGCGGAGTTGTGCTGCACTCAGATGATTCCGGTTCCAGCTGGGAGGTGCAGTTTACCGGTATTCAGGCCGCCGAGTTGGCTATCGAAAGCCAGGAAGAAGCCATCGCGGAAATGGAAGAGAAGGTAGAGGCTGCATCCGGTGATGAGAAATCAGACCTGGAATGGGCTCTGGATGATCTGTATTTCTCACTGGAGAACATGCAGGCAGATCTGGACATTGGCCCGGTGAATCCGTTCCTGGATGTCCTCTTTCTTGATGAAGACCGTGGATTCGTCATCGGCGCCTACGGCATGCTGTTCCACACTGCTGATGGTGGTGAAAGCTGGCAGGACTGGTCGCCTCGAATGGAGAATCCCCAGAACTTCCACCTGAACGGTATCGCTGAAATCGCCGGCGGAGCCATGGTGATTGTCGGTGAAGCTGGCCAGATTCACGTCTCTGTCGACGATGGTGAGACCTGGGAGAGTCGCGAGGGGCCCTATCCCGGCTCGCTTTTCGGCGTTATCGGCACCGGTCGCGTGAATGAAATCCTGGCCTTCGGCCTGCGCGGCACTCTGCTGATGTCGACGGATCTTGGAAAAAACTGGACTGTGCTCAACAGCGGTACGACGGCAACTCTGAACGACGGCTTCGCGGATGATTCTCGCATCGTTCTGGTTGGGACCGGAGGCGCTGTGCTGGTCAGTGGTAATGCCGGTGATACGTTCCGCGCCTATGTTCGCGGTGACCGGCAGGGCGTCATGAGCGTCGTGCCAGTGTCAGGTACGGATCTCCTGCTGGTTGGTGAAGGCGGCGCAGAGCTGACCGATGCCAAAGGCAAAAATATTCAGTAA